One stretch of Akkermansia sp. RCC_12PD DNA includes these proteins:
- a CDS encoding RyR domain-containing protein produces MKFIKKCISKPLDTSSVQISDDLRELIELIAENTHNVWAEERLRQGWKLRPCRDEQLKTHPCLIPSEDLPEKEKIFDRRIVSEVIKLIQVSGFSIKRY; encoded by the coding sequence ATGAAATTTATAAAAAAATGTATTTCCAAGCCACTGGACACATCATCCGTGCAAATTTCAGATGATCTCAGGGAATTAATTGAGTTGATTGCGGAGAACACCCATAACGTATGGGCTGAAGAACGTTTGCGGCAAGGATGGAAGTTGAGACCTTGCCGGGATGAACAACTTAAAACCCATCCTTGCCTCATTCCTTCTGAAGACCTCCCGGAGAAAGAAAAGATTTTTGACAGACGAATAGTTTCGGAAGTGATAAAACTTATTCAGGTATCAGGATTTTCAATTAAACGTTATTAA
- a CDS encoding GNAT family N-acetyltransferase has translation MMDMLVRLYDLPDIDDEVQVLKERGILIRRPGAYERHLVADWVGRHFSPKWVSETKTAFARQPISCFIATREKQMIGFACYDVTARGFLGPMGVGEEARKSGVGRVLLVSALRGLRDMGHAYGIIGGVGPADFYARTVGAVPIEGSSPGIYVDILPEPQA, from the coding sequence ATGATGGATATGCTGGTGCGGCTGTATGATTTGCCCGATATTGATGATGAAGTGCAGGTCTTGAAGGAGCGGGGCATCCTGATACGGCGCCCCGGCGCTTATGAACGGCATCTGGTTGCGGATTGGGTGGGGCGCCATTTTTCCCCCAAGTGGGTGAGTGAGACGAAGACGGCTTTTGCACGGCAGCCCATTTCCTGCTTTATTGCTACGAGGGAGAAGCAAATGATTGGGTTTGCCTGTTACGACGTGACGGCCCGGGGTTTCCTGGGGCCGATGGGCGTCGGGGAAGAGGCCCGGAAGAGCGGTGTGGGGCGGGTGTTGCTGGTTTCCGCCCTGCGCGGTTTGAGGGACATGGGGCACGCGTATGGGATTATCGGCGGTGTGGGGCCTGCCGACTTTTATGCCCGGACGGTGGGCGCTGTTCCCATTGAAGGGAGTTCCCCCGGCATTTACGTGGATATTTTGCCGGAACCGCAGGCGTGA
- a CDS encoding SagB/ThcOx family dehydrogenase: protein MKKHLLPLIVSLGLAGTALLQAAETIKLDQPDLTRGSAVMKALSDRQSIRSCSDKMLSQKDLSDLVWAANGINRADTGKRTAPSAMNRQDVKIYVCTKDASYLYDHKAHALVPVSDGDARPADAPVCLILVTDTAEPWAAMDAGIVSQNISLFCSGTGLATYPKGSMDKNALQAALKLKAPQTVMLCHPVGYKQDK from the coding sequence ATGAAAAAACACCTCCTTCCTCTCATTGTTTCCCTGGGACTGGCCGGAACCGCCCTGCTCCAGGCGGCGGAAACTATCAAACTGGACCAGCCGGACCTGACGCGCGGCTCCGCAGTCATGAAAGCCCTGTCGGACAGGCAATCCATCCGCAGCTGCTCGGATAAAATGCTCTCCCAGAAAGACCTCTCCGACCTTGTCTGGGCGGCCAACGGCATCAACCGGGCCGACACCGGAAAGCGCACGGCTCCATCCGCCATGAACCGGCAGGACGTCAAAATCTATGTATGCACCAAGGACGCCTCCTATCTGTACGACCACAAGGCGCATGCCCTGGTGCCCGTCAGCGATGGAGACGCCCGGCCGGCCGATGCGCCCGTCTGCCTCATCCTGGTAACGGACACGGCCGAACCCTGGGCGGCGATGGATGCGGGAATCGTCTCCCAGAACATCTCCCTCTTCTGCTCCGGCACGGGCCTGGCAACCTACCCGAAAGGCAGCATGGACAAGAACGCTCTGCAAGCGGCGCTGAAACTCAAAGCCCCGCAAACCGTCATGCTCTGCCACCCGGTAGGCTACAAACAGGACAAATAA
- a CDS encoding 30S ribosomal protein S1, with the protein MSTTELAELIDSKFRELREGSIVTGTIQEIRPQVVLVDIGYKSEGAISISEFEDEEIEVGDQIEVLLERLENDEGIVVLSKEKAAHKQNWDKIVGVYRDGGLVKGKVKSVVKGGLMVNVGVEAFLPGSQVDIIPPRDLNEYVGKVYEFKIVKVNDDRKNIVLSRREVIEAERADQRQRFLETVKEGDKVEGLVKNITDFGAFVDLRGMDGLLHITDMSWGRVNHPSEMLHIGQSLEVVILEVDRDKERVSLGLKQMTDNPWADIERKYPINSQVKGRVTKLLPYGAFVELEKGVEGLVHVSELSWVKRITRPSDVLKLDQEIEAVVLSISVKEQKISLGVRQLEDNPWADIESRFPIGTVIKGQVRNLTPYGAFVGLEEGIDGMIHVSDMSWTRKINHPSEVLKKGDEVEAIVLEIKKEDQRVSLGIKQLESDPWESINDRFKVGDMVSGQVAKIASFGAFVNLDGDIDGLIHISQLSEDHVERVKDVIKVGDEITARVIKVDSIERRIGLSIKAVNYDTEQLRRETASFEALRPSSDMVGLEHAFNLATRENEEWSPSEEK; encoded by the coding sequence ATGAGCACAACTGAACTGGCGGAGCTGATTGACAGCAAGTTCCGCGAATTACGAGAAGGTTCCATCGTTACCGGAACCATCCAGGAAATCCGTCCCCAAGTCGTCTTGGTGGACATCGGCTACAAGTCCGAAGGCGCTATTTCCATTTCCGAGTTTGAAGACGAGGAGATCGAAGTAGGGGACCAGATCGAGGTCCTTCTGGAACGCCTCGAAAACGACGAAGGTATCGTCGTCCTTTCCAAGGAAAAGGCCGCCCATAAGCAGAATTGGGACAAGATCGTGGGCGTGTACCGCGACGGCGGCCTGGTCAAGGGCAAAGTGAAGAGCGTCGTCAAGGGCGGCCTGATGGTCAACGTTGGCGTGGAAGCCTTCCTTCCCGGTTCCCAGGTGGATATCATTCCTCCGCGCGACCTGAACGAGTATGTGGGCAAGGTTTACGAGTTCAAGATCGTCAAGGTGAACGACGACCGCAAGAATATCGTTCTTTCCCGCCGCGAGGTGATCGAAGCCGAACGCGCCGACCAGCGCCAGCGCTTCCTTGAAACCGTCAAGGAAGGCGACAAGGTGGAAGGCCTCGTGAAGAATATTACTGACTTCGGCGCTTTCGTGGACCTCCGCGGCATGGACGGCCTGCTCCACATTACGGACATGAGCTGGGGCCGCGTGAACCATCCGAGCGAAATGCTCCACATCGGCCAGTCCCTGGAAGTCGTGATTCTGGAAGTGGACCGCGACAAGGAACGCGTTTCCCTGGGCCTGAAACAGATGACGGACAATCCCTGGGCGGACATCGAACGCAAGTACCCGATCAATTCCCAAGTCAAGGGCCGCGTGACCAAGCTCCTGCCGTACGGCGCCTTCGTGGAGCTGGAAAAAGGCGTGGAAGGCCTTGTTCACGTTTCCGAACTGTCCTGGGTCAAGAGAATCACCCGTCCGAGCGACGTACTGAAGCTGGACCAGGAGATCGAAGCCGTTGTGCTTTCCATTTCCGTCAAGGAACAGAAGATCTCCCTCGGCGTCCGTCAGCTGGAAGACAATCCCTGGGCGGATATCGAATCCCGCTTCCCGATCGGCACCGTTATCAAGGGCCAGGTCCGCAACCTTACTCCCTACGGTGCCTTTGTGGGCCTGGAAGAAGGCATCGATGGCATGATCCACGTGTCCGACATGAGCTGGACCCGCAAGATCAACCACCCCTCCGAAGTGCTCAAGAAGGGCGACGAAGTGGAAGCCATCGTTCTGGAAATCAAGAAGGAAGACCAGCGCGTCTCCCTTGGCATCAAGCAGCTTGAGTCCGATCCGTGGGAATCCATCAACGACCGCTTCAAGGTGGGCGACATGGTGAGCGGCCAGGTGGCCAAGATCGCCAGCTTCGGCGCCTTTGTGAATCTGGACGGCGACATCGACGGCCTGATCCACATTTCCCAGCTGAGCGAAGACCATGTGGAACGCGTGAAGGACGTGATCAAGGTGGGTGATGAAATCACCGCCCGCGTGATCAAGGTGGACAGCATCGAACGCCGTATCGGCCTTTCCATCAAGGCCGTCAATTACGACACCGAACAGCTCCGCCGTGAAACCGCTTCCTTTGAAGCCCTTCGCCCGAGCAGCGACATGGTCGGTCTGGAACACGCCTTCAATCTGGCTACCCGTGAAAACGAAGAATGGAGCCCCTCTGAAGAGAAATAA
- a CDS encoding metal-dependent transcriptional regulator: protein MLELTKSNEDYLEAIGLLSEKNGTAQVRDIAEMLKVKMPSVTSAVKQLADMGLVEYTQYAPVKLTPQGRRIAGKIIVSHGILFDFLREELALSEERANEVACQIEHIMTFEEIERLKSCRIRPFADGVENGGR, encoded by the coding sequence ATGCTGGAACTTACCAAGAGCAATGAGGATTACCTGGAGGCCATCGGCCTGCTGTCTGAAAAGAACGGCACAGCCCAGGTGCGGGATATTGCGGAAATGCTCAAGGTGAAGATGCCTTCCGTGACTTCCGCCGTGAAGCAGCTGGCGGACATGGGCCTGGTGGAATACACGCAGTATGCCCCCGTCAAGCTGACTCCGCAGGGGCGCAGAATAGCGGGCAAGATCATCGTCAGCCACGGCATTTTGTTTGATTTCCTGCGTGAAGAACTCGCCCTGTCGGAGGAACGGGCCAATGAGGTTGCCTGCCAGATTGAGCACATCATGACTTTTGAGGAGATTGAACGGCTCAAGTCCTGCCGTATTCGCCCGTTTGCGGACGGTGTGGAAAACGGAGGCAGATAG
- the prfB gene encoding peptide chain release factor 2 (programmed frameshift), protein MDPHIAADLSALDTAALHSRLSELGSYLDLDGIQKRVAELDERMSAPDFWDDQNAARALMAEVNPLKHRMEAFSSLKSRLEDIDATIELAQEADDDDLGREAVEEFGKWEKSLADFELLTLLNSPQDQASCYLTIHAGAGGTEACDWASMLLRMYMRWCERRGFTVTYLESTDGDDAGIRSVTVKVDGEYAYGYLKNERGIHRLVRISPFDSAGKRHTSFASLDATPEVSDSINIEILDKDLKVDTYRSGGKGGQNVNKVETAVRITHIPSGVIVACQNERSQLRNKEEAMNMLRAKLYQIEEDKKQAEADRQYSEKGDIGWGNQIRSYVFQPYQMVKDLRTGVESGNIQDVMDGNLDPFIEAMLRGHKRDR, encoded by the exons ATGGATCCCCATATCGCTGCAGATCTCTCGGCGCTCGACACGGCTGCTTTGCACAGCCGTCTTTCCGAGCTCGGGAGCTATCTT GACCTGGACGGCATACAAAAACGAGTAGCCGAGTTGGACGAACGCATGAGCGCCCCGGATTTTTGGGATGACCAGAACGCCGCGCGGGCGCTGATGGCGGAAGTGAATCCCCTGAAGCACAGGATGGAGGCGTTTTCCTCCCTGAAGTCGCGCCTGGAAGATATAGACGCCACGATTGAACTGGCCCAGGAGGCGGACGACGACGACCTGGGACGTGAGGCTGTGGAAGAGTTCGGAAAATGGGAGAAGTCCCTGGCCGATTTTGAGCTGCTGACCCTGCTGAATTCTCCGCAGGACCAGGCTTCCTGTTATTTGACGATTCATGCCGGAGCCGGCGGCACGGAGGCCTGCGACTGGGCATCCATGCTGCTGCGCATGTATATGCGCTGGTGCGAACGCCGCGGCTTTACGGTGACTTATCTGGAAAGTACGGACGGCGACGATGCCGGCATCCGTTCCGTGACCGTGAAGGTGGACGGGGAGTATGCCTACGGTTATTTGAAGAACGAGCGCGGCATTCACCGCCTGGTGCGCATTTCTCCCTTTGATTCCGCCGGAAAGAGGCACACTTCCTTTGCGTCCCTGGACGCTACTCCGGAGGTTTCCGATTCCATCAACATTGAGATTCTGGACAAGGATTTGAAGGTGGATACCTACCGTTCCGGCGGCAAGGGCGGCCAGAACGTGAACAAGGTGGAAACCGCCGTGCGCATCACGCACATTCCTTCCGGAGTGATCGTGGCCTGCCAGAATGAACGCAGCCAGTTGCGTAACAAGGAAGAGGCCATGAATATGCTGCGCGCCAAGCTGTACCAGATTGAGGAAGACAAGAAGCAGGCTGAGGCGGACCGTCAGTACAGTGAGAAGGGGGACATCGGCTGGGGTAACCAGATCCGGTCCTATGTCTTCCAGCCTTACCAGATGGTGAAGGACCTGCGCACGGGCGTGGAGTCCGGCAACATTCAGGACGTGATGGACGGCAACCTGGACCCCTTTATTGAGGCCATGCTGCGCGGCCACAAGCGCGACCGCTGA